The proteins below come from a single Pedobacter aquae genomic window:
- a CDS encoding formimidoylglutamase, protein MSLADFFSPINIEKLKPKTGFYTSHLGMKITAYETDFPVLEDASFDVAIIGVCDDRGAINNQGCALGPDYIREKLYSLNEGAYKSKIVDLGNILPGHQLSDTYIALKTVTTELIKLNILPLIIGGSQDLTYAQYLGYEDLEQKVDLLVIDSHFDMNEAEEDEAVATDAISYLNKIFLHQPNYLFNFSNLGYQTYFVSQDSLRVMDKLFFDAQRLGEISGAVHLAEPAIRNANMISFDISSIRSSDAVANGNAAPNGFYGEEACQLCRYAGYSDKLSSIGFYEFNPAYDQNGQSAMLMAQMIWCFLDGFYNRKKDFPMNPKSDYIVYKTSLQEDGHELIFVKSKKTDRWWMQVPYPSAGSKNERFHFVPCLYEDYQLAVSGEMPDLWWRTYQKLN, encoded by the coding sequence ATGTCTTTAGCAGATTTTTTCTCTCCCATCAATATTGAAAAACTTAAGCCTAAAACTGGTTTTTATACCAGCCATTTAGGTATGAAAATTACTGCTTATGAAACAGATTTTCCTGTTTTAGAAGATGCTAGTTTTGATGTAGCCATTATTGGTGTTTGCGATGATAGAGGCGCTATCAACAACCAAGGTTGTGCCTTGGGGCCAGATTATATTCGCGAGAAATTATACAGCCTCAATGAAGGTGCATATAAATCTAAAATTGTTGATTTAGGGAATATCTTACCCGGCCATCAGTTATCAGACACTTATATTGCCTTAAAAACTGTTACTACCGAGCTTATAAAGCTAAATATTTTACCCCTTATCATCGGCGGAAGCCAAGATTTAACCTATGCCCAATACCTAGGTTATGAAGATTTAGAGCAAAAGGTAGATTTATTGGTGATAGATTCTCATTTTGATATGAATGAGGCTGAGGAAGATGAGGCTGTAGCTACGGATGCTATTTCCTACCTGAACAAGATTTTCTTGCACCAGCCTAATTACCTATTCAACTTTAGCAACCTAGGCTACCAAACTTATTTTGTTAGTCAGGATAGTTTAAGGGTGATGGATAAGCTGTTTTTTGATGCACAACGCTTAGGAGAAATTAGCGGAGCAGTACACTTGGCAGAACCTGCTATCAGAAATGCTAATATGATCAGTTTTGATATCAGTAGCATACGTTCTTCTGATGCGGTAGCTAATGGAAATGCTGCACCTAATGGTTTTTACGGCGAAGAAGCTTGTCAGCTTTGCAGATACGCAGGTTATAGCGATAAATTAAGTTCTATAGGTTTTTACGAATTTAACCCGGCTTATGACCAAAACGGGCAATCGGCGATGTTGATGGCGCAAATGATTTGGTGTTTCTTAGATGGTTTTTATAACCGCAAGAAAGATTTCCCGATGAACCCTAAATCAGACTATATCGTATATAAGACCAGTTTACAAGAAGACGGACATGAGTTGATATTTGTTAAAAGTAAAAAAACAGACCGTTGGTGGATGCAAGTTCCTTATCCATCGGCAGGTTCTAAAAATGAAAGGTTTCATTTTGTGCCTTGCTTATATGAAGATTATCAATTGGCCGTTAGCGGAGAAATGCCCGATTTATGGTGGCGCACATATCAAAAATTAAATTAA